The genomic DNA CTCCTCTGATGAACTTGTCAAATTAAGATATTCAAGGTAATGATTTTCCTTAAGCCACTCCTCTGAAACATAACCATGCCAGAACGAAGCATTTATAGGGAAATTGCTCGGAGAAAAATGAACAAGATAAAGATGCCAAAGCACAAGAAATGTTATCACAAGCGTTGCTGTTGCACTATGTAATGCCTGCGAAAAGTCAAAGAACCATTTCGGTAAAATTCCAAATAAATAATTGTGGAACCACAGAACAATACCGCTTAAAATCATCAAAATAACGAACAAAAAGAACGCCCAGTATTGGATTTTTTCCTTATAAGAATATCTACCATACATCGGTGGCTTTTCATTTTTCCCAATATCATACCTTATGCTTTCAACAAAATCCGCAAAGTCTTTCTTCCTCGGCAACAACTCTCTAAACTCTTTTCTCCCCTCCCTCGTGAACAAAATATAAATCAAATGATAAACTGCCGTAATAAAAAGAAGTACTG from Candidatus Kryptobacter tengchongensis includes the following:
- a CDS encoding formate dehydrogenase, gamma subunit, encoding MPSEKKVLRFSLSWRIQHFLLMVSVTLLIITGFALRYHDTWFGRFLIFIEGGFETRGTLHRISAVLLFITAVYHLIYILFTREGRKEFRELLPRKKDFADFVESIRYDIGKNEKPPMYGRYSYKEKIQYWAFFLFVILMILSGIVLWFHNYLFGILPKWFFDFSQALHSATATLVITFLVLWHLYLVHFSPSNFPINASFWHGYVSEEWLKENHYLEYLNLTSSSEEIKNKGYGK